GCTTTCACCGTGAATGCGGCGCAGGCGAAGATCCTATGCGagacggcgaagaagaagaaccttTTCCTGATGGAGGCCGTGTGGACCCGGTACTTCCCTCTGAGTGTGCAGGTCCGGAACCTCATCAAGGAGGGGGCCATAGGCGAGGTCCTCCGGGTGGTTGCTGACAACAGCTTCGGGGATAACGTCGAGGAGCGATGGGGCACTCAGCATCGGATGGTGAACAAGGATCTCGCCGGTGGCTGCTTGCTGGATTGTGAGTTTCCCCTTTCTTCTACGGGCTCCTGAATCATTTAGCACAGCTTCTAATGATCGTTTCCTTGCAGTGGGCATCTACTCCTTGACCTGGGTCTTCCAGACTATGTACCACACTCTTCCCCGGGAGCAGCGCAAAGCTCCTTCGGCCATCTCCGCGCACATGTCTCTTTACCACCTCACTGGCGCCGACGAGGCCACCACGATCCTTCTCACGTTCCCGACGACCACCCCAACTAACAATGCTCAGCCTGGTCAATCGCAGGCTGTCGCCATGACCCATCTGCGGGTCGCGACCGATCCCAATGAGCAGGGAGCCGCTGGTCCCTCGATCCGTATCCAAGGGACCAAGGGCGAGATTCAGGTCTTTGGGCCTGCCTTCCGGCCTGAGCGGTACCGTCTGATCCCCAAAAAGGGACTCGGCGAGATCAAGGACGTGCAGTGCCCGTTCCCGGCGGATGGGAAGGGCATGTACTGGGAGGCCGACGAGGTGGCGCGGTGCTTGCGCGATGGAAAGCTCGAGAGCGATGGGCTGCCCTGGGAAGAGAGCATTGTCATCATGGAGGTCATGGACGAGGTTAGACGCCAGGGTGGGTTGACCTATCCGGAGAAGATTGAGTCCACCGTTTACCCTACCCAGCTGTAAGGGTTGCGGaaatgtatatatacttGGCTCTGAGGCTGTAGATCGAGTTATGTTATATGGCTGGCCTCCTATGGGGATGTCCGGCTGAATATAGTGATTTTTGCTCGCCAAACAAAAGATACTATATATATCGCTGTAATTGGACTGAAGGTATCTTTATGTACGGACGCCAAAAGGACTCCAAATACCCTTCCCTGTAGTCTACCAAGAGGCAGATGTGCACATTCTGCAGATTACATGGAATTATTTCAGGATCTATCCTTCACACATAGCACTCCTCCCCTTGCCGGCAGGGGATGTGATGGGGGCCGTATGACGCACGCTCGTGAACCCATATGGTACCTTCTAGAAGACTTTCTGCATTTACTTCTGGAAAACACCAAGCAAGCTTTTCCACACCTGGCCGGGCTCCTGGCTGGCATCAATGCCTCGCCAGATACCGGTCTTCTTGTAGTATTCGACGACAGGGGCGGTCTGGGCGTGGTAAGTCGAAAGACGCTTCTTCAGCGTCTCGGCGTTGTCATCGGAACGTTGAATCAGGGGCTCGCCGGTGACATCATCCTTCATATCGTTCTTGGGAGGGTTGAAGATCTTGTGGTACGACCGTCCAGAGGCAGGGTGGACAAGACGTCCCGTAATTCTGGCGACCAGGAGGGCATCGTCGATCTGAAGCTCAATAGCATGCTGGAGCTTCTGGTTACGAGCTTCAAGCATGTCATCCAGACGCTCAGCCTGAGCAACAGTACGAGGGAAGCCATCCAGAATGAATCTAGAAACATTCGACAATCAGTCACTTTCCGTCTCCGACTGAATGAACTTCAACAAGGCACGTGTGTACGAACCCGTTCTTGCACTCAGAATTGGTGTCGAGCTCGTTTTTGATCATGTTGACCATGATCTCATCGCTGACAAGACCACCCTGGTCCATGAtcttcttggcctccttTCC
The DNA window shown above is from Aspergillus fumigatus Af293 chromosome 1, whole genome shotgun sequence and carries:
- a CDS encoding Gfo/Idh/MocA family protein, which gives rise to MAPYNVRWGIMATGWIADIFVRDLLRDPNLRDASDVSHTVVAVASSSAKDRAEKFIADTGIPAPCAAYGSYEELVADANVDVVYVATPHSHHFQNVMLALEAGKNVLCEKAFTVNAAQAKILCETAKKKNLFLMEAVWTRYFPLSVQVRNLIKEGAIGEVLRVVADNSFGDNVEERWGTQHRMVNKDLAGGCLLDLGIYSLTWVFQTMYHTLPREQRKAPSAISAHMSLYHLTGADEATTILLTFPTTTPTNNAQPGQSQAVAMTHLRVATDPNEQGAAGPSIRIQGTKGEIQVFGPAFRPERYRLIPKKGLGEIKDVQCPFPADGKGMYWEADEVARCLRDGKLESDGLPWEESIVIMEVMDEVRRQGGLTYPEKIESTVYPTQL
- the adk1 gene encoding adenylate kinase ADK1; translated protein: MAPITEEVVHGLKDMIEKLENRVQELEARLGGESKPKSIAEQMRIVLMGPPGAGKGTQAPRLKEKYCVCHLATGDMLRSQVAKKTELGKEAKKIMDQGGLVSDEIMVNMIKNELDTNSECKNGFILDGFPRTVAQAERLDDMLEARNQKLQHAIELQIDDALLVARITGRLVHPASGRSYHKIFNPPKNDMKDDVTGEPLIQRSDDNAETLKKRLSTYHAQTAPVVEYYKKTGIWRGIDASQEPGQVWKSLLGVFQK